Proteins encoded within one genomic window of Triticum aestivum cultivar Chinese Spring chromosome 2D, IWGSC CS RefSeq v2.1, whole genome shotgun sequence:
- the LOC123052572 gene encoding ribosomal RNA small subunit methyltransferase, mitochondrial produces the protein MNRAVSNSRARLAAFSASSSLASEAWDGRFRLHKPRGQHLLTNPRVLDAIARHAALRPGDAVLEVGPGTGNLTARLLASPADRVTAVEIDPRMVDAVTARFGALDLAHKLTVIQGDAMETEFPKFDVCVANIPYGISSPLIAKLLFGTYHFRTATLLLQKEFARRLVAMPGDSEYNRLAANVRMVADVKLLMDVSKRDFVPMPRVDSSLVEIQPRGAPPEVDLAEWLGFTRECFGQKNKTLGAIFKQKRKILDLLKRSQRSERCTSDAPGTGSGIILGVLDDDGNDEACSDEDGDSGDRAAGFSTEEVGAFKERIAGALESTDLAGKRPSKMSNDELLYLLRLFNERGIWFQ, from the exons ATGAACCGCGCCGTCTCGAACTCTCGAGCCCGCCTCGCCGCCTTCTCCGCCTCGTCGTCACTGGCGTCGGAGGCGTGGGATGGGCGCTTCCGGCTACACAAGCCGCGGGGCCAGCACCTCCTCACCAACCCACGCGTCCTCGACGCCATCGCGCGCCACGCCGCGCTCCGCCCGGGCGACGCCGTACTCGAGGTCGGCCCCGGCACCGGCAACCTCACAGCCCGCCTCCTCGCCTCCCCGGCCGACCGCGTCACCGCCGTCGAGATCGACCCGCGCATGGTCGACGCAGTCACGGCCCGTTTCGGGGCACTCGACCTGGCGCACAAGCTCACG GTGATCCAGGGGGACGCCATGGAGACCGAATTCCCAAAGTTCGACGTTTGTGTGGCTAACATCCCCTATGGGATCTCCTCGCCGCTCATCGCGAAGCTGCTGTTCGGGACGTACCACTTCCGGACAGCAACGCTCCTGCTGCAGAAGGAGTTCGCGCGGCGGCTCGTGGCCATGCCAGGCGACTCGGAGTATAACCGCCTGGCAGCCAACGTCCGCATGGTAGCGGACGTGAAGCTGCTCATGGACGTGAGCAAGAGGGACTTCGTTCCCATGCCCAGGGTAGACTCCTCCCTCGTCGAGATCCAGCCGAGGGGGGCTCCGCCTGAGGTCGACCTCGCCGAGTGGCTGGGCTTCACACGGGAGTGCTTCGGGCAGAAGAACAAGACCCTCGGTGCCATCTTCAAGCAGAAAAGGAAGATCCTGGATCTTCTCAAGCGGTCTCAGAGAAGCGAGAGATGCACAAGCGATGCCCCTGGCACTGGCAGTGGCATCATCCTCGGTGTTCTTGATGACGACGGTAATGACGAAGCCTGCAGCGATGAAGACGGCGACAGCGGCGATCGAGCAGCTGGTTTCAGCACGGAAGAGGTCGGGGCTTTCAAGGAAAGGATTGCCGGTGCTTTAGAGTCCACCGACCTCGCCGGGAAGAGGCCGTCCAAGATGTCAAACGACGAGCTTCTTTATTTGCTCAGGCTATTCAACGAGCGAGGGATATGGTTTCAGTAG